In Providencia hangzhouensis, the DNA window TAGGGGAGGTTACCTGTGTCGTCGTGCGTTATTTTGGTGGAATAAAGCTAGGGACGGGGGGGCTCGTTAAAGCCTATGGAAATGGTGCCCAGCAAGCATTAAAAATATTACCCACAAAGACAAAAGTACCACAAAAAATCTTTAACTTAGAGTGTGACTATTCATTGATTAATGCAATTGAACAACTGCTTGTTCAAGTGAATGGCACGGTTTTGCACAGTGATTATAATGAAACTGTCTCTTTACAAATTGCAATTCCTGCTACTCTTGAGCAGGAGGTCAATGATAAATTACGCGATATAAGTCGTGGAGCCTTAACGCTCACGCCAGAATCGGAATAGTAAACAGTTTTATCAAGGAACCTGCCGAATGCATTTTCGTGCAATAACCCGTATAGTCGGGCTGCTTGTCATCATCTTTTCTTTTACCATGGTTATTCCTGGTATTGTTGCGCTAATTTATCGTGATGGCGCAGGGCGAGCTTTTAGCCAGACTTTTGTCACTGCTTTGCTAATTGGCCTTTTTTTGTGGCTACCAACCCGTAATAGCCGGCACGAACTTAAAGCAAAAGAAGGTTTTCTTATTGTTGTTTTATTTTGGACTGTGTTGGGAAGCGTTGGGGCATTGCCGTTTATTTTTTCGGAAAGACCCAATCTTTCGGTAACTGATGCTTTTTTTGAATCGTTTTCAGGCTTGACTACAACTGGTGCGACAACGCTAACAGGGCTTGATTCCTTGCCCAAAGCTATTTTGTTTTATCGGCAAATGCTTCAATGGCTTGGGGGGATGGGGATAATTGTACTCGCTGTTGCAATCTTACCGCTTTTGGGCGTTGGGGGAATGCAGCTATACCGCGCAGAAATGCCGGGTCCTTTGAAAGACAATAAAATGCGCCCTCGTATTGCAGAGACGGCAAAAACATTATGGCTTATATATGTACTACTCACAATTGCTTGTGCGGTGGCTTTATGGATAGCCGGAATGGATGTTTTTGATGCCATTTCTCACAGCTTTTCAACCATTGCTATCGGTGGGTTTTCAACTCATGATGCCAGTATTGGTTATTTCAACAGCCCTGCGATTAACACTATTATTGGTATTTTCCTGATTATCTCTGGTTGTAACTTCGGTTTGCACTTTGCTGTATTAACCGGACGTAGTTTGGGAATTTATTGGCGCGATCCCGAATTTAGAATGTTCATAAGTTTCCAATTTGTCTTAGTGGTCATTTGTACTTTAGTGCTTATGTTTCATTCTGTTTATAGTAGTTTTGGTCAAACGCTTGACCAAGCCTTCTTCCAAGTTGTTTCAATGGCAACGACGGCTGGTTTTACAACGGATAGCTTTTCGGGATGGCCTCTTTTCTTACCAATGCTTCTATTATGTGCTGCATTTGTTGGGGGGTGTGCAGGCTCGACAGGTGGTGGGTTAAAAGTTATTCGTATCTTGTTACTTTTCTTACAAGGTTCGCGTGAGTTAAAACGCTTAGTTCATCCTAATGCAGTCTACACAATCAAACTGGGGCAAAGAGCATTACCAGAAAGAATAATTGAAGCCGTTTGGGGGTTCTTTTCTGCCTATGCACTTGTTTTTGTTGTTAGCTTATTATTGCTGATCGCAACAGGTGTTGATGAGTTTTCTGCGTTCTCAGCAATAGCGACCACACTCAATAACTTGGGACCAGGTCTTGGGACTGTCGCAGATAACTTCACATCAATGAATCCAACTGGGAAATGGATTCTAGTGGTGACTATGTTATTTGGGCGCTTAGAGGTTTTCACTTTATTAGTGTTACTGACTCCCACTTTTTGGCGTGAATAGTCGAGCGCAACTAATAAATAATATTACCTATATAGAAATGATAATAATCTAGGAACAATAATGAGCTATTTACTTTTACATTCCAGTACGGATGGGCAAACTAAAAAAATTATTTTAAAAATAGCAGAACAACTGAGGAATTCAGGTCGTGAATGCGATATTCGTGATTTAAATACTGACCAACAGCTTAATTTATCAGGTTACGATAAAGTATTGGTAGGAGCATCCATTCGTTATGGGCATTTCAATAAAAAACTACAACGTTTTGTGACCTCCCATCAAAATCAATTGAACTCAATGACAACAGGTTTTTTTGCTGTAAATTTGACGGCAAGAAAAGAAGGTAAGAATACAGTAGAAACTAACGCATATACGCGGAAGTTTTTAGAAGCGTGCCCTTGGAAGCCAACATTGAAATCTGTTTTTGCCGGAGCACTGTTTTACCCTCGTTATACATGGTTTGATAGAATGATGATCCGCCTAATTATGAAAATGACAGATGGCCCAACCGACCCAAAAACAGAAGTTGAATATACTAATTGGGAAAAGGTAGCCGAATTCGCAACTGAATTTGATAGTTTGTAGGTCGTAATTTCAACAAAATGTAGTTATTTTATGTTTTTTGTTTAATAAATCATCGCTTGGTAAAATAAATCAAAAAAACACTTGCGAGAATTTTTCGACTCCCTATAATGCGCATCCGTTATCACGACAAATCGGTTAGAAGAAAACTTCATAACCCAGTGATAACAGAGGTGAGAAAGAAAAAAGTTGAAAATAAACGCTTGACTTTCTAAATAAAAAACGTATTATACGACACCTCGCGACAACGACCTGATTCACGGAATCAAGTCCGAAAATCGAAAGATTTAGTCGCAACGCTCTTTAACAATTTATCAGACAATCTGTGTGGGCACTCACAGGACACTATCAAAAAAATATTTGATTTTAAGTCTTGAAGAGTGACTAACACGTTAATTCATATATATGAACTAATAGGTAATATGTTTTCGCAAGAAGACATACGACAGTAAACATTCTTTGAGCATCAAGCTACTTTTAATTGAAGAGTTTGATCATGGCTCAGATTGAACGCTGGCGGCAGGCCTAACACATGCAAGTCGAGCGGTAACAGGGGAAGCTTGCTTCTCGCTGACGAGCGGCGGACGGGTGAGTAATGTATGGGGATCTGCCCGATAGAGGGGGATAACTACTGGAAACGGTAGCTAATACCGCATAATCTCTCAGGAGCAAAGCAGGGGAACTTCGGTCCTTGCGCTATCGGATGAACCCATATGGGATTAGCTAGTAGGTGAGGTAATGGCTCACCTAGGCGACGATCCCTAGCTGGTCTGAGAGGATGATCAGCCACACTGGGACTGAGACACGGCCCAGACTCCTACGGGAGGCAGCAGTGGGGAATATTGCACAATGGGCGCAAGCCTGATGCAGCCATGCCGCGTGTATGAAGAAGGCCCTAGGGTTGTAAAGTACTTTCAGTCGGGAGGAAGGCGTTGATGCTAATATCATCAGCGATTGACGTTACCGACAGAAGAAGCACCGGCTAACTCCGTGCCAGCAGCCGCGGTAATACGGAGGGTGCAAGCGTTAATCGGAATTACTGGGCGTAAAGCGCACGCAGGCGGTTGATTAAGTTAGATGTGAAATCCCCGGGCTTAACCTGGGAATGGCATCTAAGACTGGTCAGCTAGAGTCTTGTAGAGGGGGGTAGAATTCCATGTGTAGCGGTGAAATGCGTAGAGATGTGGAGGAATACCGGTGGCGAAGGCGGCCCCCTGGACAAAGACTGACGCTCAGGTGCGAAAGCGTGGGGAGCAAACAGGATTAGATACCCTGGTAGTCCACGCTGTAAACGATGTCGATTTGAAGGTTGTTCCCTAGAGGAGTGGCTTTCGGAGCTAACGCGTTAAATCGACCGCCTGGGGAGTACGGCCGCAAGGTTAAAACTCAAATGAATTGACGGGGGCCCGCACAAGCGGTGGAGCATGTGGTTTAATTCGATGCAACGCGAAGAACCTTACCTACTCTTGACATCCAGAGAACTTAGCAGAGATGCTTTGGTGCCTTCGGGAACTCTGAGACAGGTGCTGCATGGCTGTCGTCAGCTCGTGTTGTGAAATGTTGGGTTAAGTCCCGCAACGAGCGCAACCCTTATCCTTTGTTGCCAGCGATTCGGTCGGGAACTCAAAGGAGACTGCCGGTGATAAACCGGAGGAAGGTGGGGATGACGTCAAGTCATCATGGCCCTTACGAGTAGGGCTACACACGTGCTACAATGGCGTATACAAAGAGAAGCGACCTCGCGAGAGCAAGCGGAACTCATAAAGTACGTCGTAGTCCGGATTGGAGTCTGCAACTCGACTCCATGAAGTCGGAATCGCTAGTAATCGTAGATCAGAATGCTACGGTGAATACGTTCCCGGGCCTTGTACACACCGCCCGTCACACCATGGGAGTGGGTTGCAAAAGAAGTAGGTAGCTTAACCTTCGGGAGGGCGCTTACCACTTTGTGATTCATGACTGGGGTGAAGTCGTAACAAGGTAACCGTAGGGGAACCTGCGGTTGGATCACCTCCTTACCATTGAAGTGTTTTTGTGAAGTGCTCACACAGATTGTCTGATAGAAAGTAGAGCAATGGCTTTACGTGGGAGACTTATTCGCGAGAATAGGACTTACATGAAAGCACAAAAGTTTTTGTGATTTTCGTGTCCCCTTCGTCTAGAGGCCTAGGACACCGCCCTTTCACGGCGGTAACAGGGGTTCGAATCCCCTAGGGGACGCCAATTGCGCCGATATCGAGTGAAAGACGATGTCCCCAATAATGATTAAGCCAATTATATTGTAGTTGGTTTAACAATTATGCTCTTTAACAATCTGGAACAAGCTGAAAATTGAAAACAACGCACATTGTTTATCGCTTAAACAATGTGAGAGTCTCTCAAAATTTCAGACCTGAAATTTTCGGTCACAAACTCGAGCGGCATGCGCGAGCAGTGTGAAATTCAAGGCGGACAGCGCACAGCAAGCGCAGCGTACTTAGGTACGTGAGCATTGCGAGCACTGCCCAACGAAGAAGTTCACCACGCACAGCCATGACAGTAATGTGAACGTTGAAACAATTTCGGGTTGTGAGGTTAAGCGACTAAGCGTACACGGTGGATGCCTAGGCAATCAGAGGCGATGAAGGACGTGCTAATCTGCGATAAGCGTCGGTAAGGTGATATGAACCGTTACAACCGACGATTTCCGAATGGGGAAACCCAGTGCAATTCGTTGCACTATCGTTTGATGAATACATAGTCAAACGAAGCGAACCGGGGGAACTGAAACATCTCAGTACCCCGAGGAAAAGAAATCAACCGAGATTCCCCTAGTAGCGGCGAGCGAACGGGGAGCAGCCCAGAGTCTTAATCAGCATTAGCATCAGGAGAACGGTCTGGAAAGTCCGGCAGTAAAGGGTGATAGCCCCGTATCCGAAGGTGTTAGTGTTGTGAACTCGACGAGTAGGGCGGGACACGTGTTATCCTGTCTGAATATGGGGGGACCATCCTCCAAGGCTAAATACTCCTGATTGACCGATAGTGAACCAGTACCGTGAGGGAAAGGCGAAAAGAACCCCGGCGAGGGGAGTGAAATAGAACCTGAAACCGTGTACGTACAAGCAGTGGGAGCACCTTTAGGGTGTGACTGCGTACCTTTTGTATAATGGGTCAGCGACTTATATTCTGTAGCAAGGTTAACCGTATAGGGGAGCCGTAGGGAAACCGAGTCTTAACTGGGCGAATAAGTTGCAGGGTATAGACCCGAAACCCGGTGATCTAGCCATGGGCAGGTTGAAGGTTGGGTAACACTAACTGGAGGACCGAACCGACTAATGTTGAAAAATTAGCGGATGACTTGTGGCTGGGGGTGAAAGGCCAATCAAACCGGGAGATAGCTGGTTCTCCCCGAAAGCTATTTAGGTAGCGCCTCGTGAACTCATCTTCGGGGGTAGAGCACTGTTTCGACTAGGGGGTCATCCCGACTTACCAACTCGATGCAAACTACGAATACCGAAGAATGTTATCACGGGAGACACACGGCGGGTGCTAACGTTCGTCGTGAAGAGGGAAACAACCCAGACCGCCAGCTAAGGTCCCAAAGTCATAGTTAAGTGGGAAACGAAGTGGGAAGGCTCAGACAGCCAGGATGTTGGCTTAGAAGCAGCCATCATTTAAAGAAAGCGTAATAGCTCACTGGTCGAGTCGGCCTGCGCGGAAGATGTAACGGGGCTAAACTATGCACCGAAGCTGCGGCAGCGATATTTAGATATTGTTGGGTAGGGGAGCGTTCTGTAAGCCTGTGAAGGTGTGCTGTGAGGCATGCTGGAGGTATCAGAAGTGCGAATGCTGACATAAGTAACGATAATGCGGGTGAAAAACCCGCACGCCGGAAGACCAAGGGTTCCTGTCCAACGTTAATCGGGGCAGGGTGAGTCGACCCCTAAGGCGAGGCAGAAATGCGTAGTCGATGGGAAACGGGTTAATATTCCCGTACTGGTGATAATTGCGATGGGGGGACGGAGAAGGCTAGGCTATCCGGGCGACGGTTGTCCCGGTTTAAGGATGTAGGCAGGTGAATTAGGCAAATCCGGTTCACTATATGCTGAGGTCCGACGACGAGTCACTACGGTGATGAAGTAGCTCATGCCCCGCTTCCAGGAAAAGCCTCTAAGCTCTAGATTATCATTAATCGTACCCCAAACCGACACAGGTGGTCAGGTAGAGAATACTCAGGCGCTTGAGAGAACTCGGGTGAAGGAACTAGGCAAAATGGTGCCGTAACTTCGGGAGAAGGCACGCTGGCATTAGGTGAAGTGATTTACTCATGGAGCTGAAGCCAGTCGCAGATACCAGCTGGCTGCAACTGTTTATTAAAAACACAGCACTGTGCAAACACGAAAGTGGACGTATACGGTGTGACGCCTGCCCGGTGCTGGAAGGTTAATTGATGGGGTTATCCGTAAGGAGAAGCTCTTGATCGAAGCCCCAGTAAACGGCGGCCGTAACTATAACGGTCCTAAGGTAGCGAAATTCCTTGTCGGGTAAGTTCCGACCTGCACGAATGGCGTAATGATGGCCAGGCTGTCTCCACCCGAGACTCAGTGAAATTGAACTCGCTGTGAAGATGCAGTGTACCCGCGGCAAGACGGAAAGACCCCGTGAACCTTTACTATAGCTTGACACTGAACATTGAGCCTTGATGTGTAGGATAGGTGGGAGGCTTTGAAGCGTGGACGCCAGTCTGCGTGGAGCCAACCTTGAAATACCACCCTTTAATGTTTGATGTTCTAACGTTGCCCCATTATCTGGGGTGCGGACAGTGTCTGGTGGGTAGTTTGACTGGGGCGGTCTCCTCCCAAAGAGTAACGGAGGAGCACGAAGGTTGGCTAAGCATGGTCGGACATCATGCGGTTAGTGCAAAGGCATAAGCCAGCTTGACTGCGAGAGTGACGGCTCGAGCAGGTACGAAAGTAGGTCTTAGTGATCCGGTGGTTCTGAATGGAAGGGCCATCGCTCAACGGATAAAAGGTACTCCGGGGATAACAGGCTGATACCGCCCAAGAGTTCATATCGACGGCGGTGTTTGGCACCTCGATGTCGGCTCATCACATCCTGGGGCTGAAGTAGGTCCCAAGGGTACGGCTGTTCGCCGTTTAAAGTGGTACGCGAGCTGGGTTTAGAACGTCGTGAGACAGTTCGGTCCCTATCTGCCGTGGGCGTTGGAAGATTGAAAGGGGCTGCTCCTAGTACGAGAGGACCGGAGTGGACGCACCACTGGTGTTCGGGTTGTCATGCCAATGGCATTGCCCGGTAGCTAAGTGCGGAAGAGATAACCGCTGAAAGCATCTAAGCGGGAAACTTGCCTTGAGATGAGTCTTCCCTGACTCTTTAAGGGTCCTAAAGGAACGTTTAAGACTAAGACGTTGATAGGTTGGGTGTGTAAGCGTAGCGATACGTTGAGCTAACCAATACTAATGAACCGTGAGGCTTAACCTGACAACACCGAAGGTGTTTTAGAGAGATAGAGTTGTTTTCGAGAAGTGAGAAGCCGAAAGGTGAAGGACACGCAGCTTGTTTGAGATTGAGGTTCTGGTTTAGTGAAGAAAAAACTAAACGGGAACAAAACAGAATTTGTCTGGCGGCAATAGCGCGGTGGTCCCACCTGACCCCATGCCGAACTCAGCAGTGAAACGCCGTAGCGCCGATGGTAGTGTGGGGTCTCCCCATGTGAGAGTAGGGAACTGCCAGACATTAAATTAGTGAGAAAGCCACCCATAGGGTGGCTTTTTTGCGTTTGGAGAAAAAAAGAAAAACAGTGGATGTTGAGGTTAGGTGGGGTGCCTAAGTTTTAGTTCCTCAGTTCCTCAGTTTCTTAGCTCCTTAATGTTTTAATCCCTAATTTTAATCCTCTCTTCATCTCTTTTAGCTACTTTTAGGGCTCTCTCTATCTATCACCATCATTAATGAGAGTGCGTGATGCAAAGTAGTGAGTAACAACTCACAGATTGTTTAGGGTAGCGGAATTTTAATAAAATCAAATAAATATTGTGGGTTGGGTGTTTACCCATCATGGTGATGAATGACATAGCTTGAATCAAAGAAGTCAGTAACAACTCACCTCTCTTTTGACCGGGACGAGGTGGGTAGGAGGAAAAACTCAATTCCTTGTATTTAAATGATGGATGCGATTAATAAACATAAAGAAGTCAGTAACAACTCACTTGTTGAAGGAGACGGTGGCTGTTGGTGAAGGTGGGATAACAGGGGCTAGGAGAAGTAATGGAGGGGAGCGGTTGTATTGGTGCGCTGAATGGATATTGTGAATACAAAGTAGTGAGTAACAGCTCACAGATTGTTTAGGGTAGCGGAATTTTAAGAATATCACGAGAGTACTGTGGATTGGGTGTTTCCCCATCACGGTGATGAATGATACCGCTTGAGCCAAAGTAGTCAGTAACAACTCACTTGTTGAAAGGGCGGTGGCTGTTGGCGATGGTGGGATGACAGGGGTAGGAGAAGTAATGGGGGGGAGCAGTTGTATTGGTGTGCTGAATGGATATTGTGAATGCAAAGTAGTGAGTAACAGCTCACTAGTTATGGGAGTTGGACGTTTAAATACATAGTATTGTATACCATAGAATAGCTAACTTATTGCTAATGTATTGAAATGGGGAATGTATTTAGCAGATATAAAGTAGTGAGTAACAACTCATTTGGTATGGTAATTAAACGATATCTGGTAGTAGAATCAAAAAATATAGTGAGCAAGGTTGTAGTGAATTTTATATGATTACTTATTATATAAATAGGATAATATAAGGGAAGTTTACTGATAAATAGAATGTATTTGATAAGTTAAAGTTAAGGATAATATTTATTATTGAGGGTGGTGAAATATTAAATATTAACAAATTTATCATGCTTCTACCCTGAAATTAAACTAGTGCTATTATTAATTAATGATATTAAGAATAATTAATTAAATTATTTTTCCTCTATAATGTATTTTTATAATATTTCTAGGTTTAGATAAGTATTTTTATAATTAAAATGCAAGATTAGAAAATTAAGTTATAAATAAAAATATGATAAAACATATTTATTTGAAATCTAATAAAGGAAATTCTTCCAATATTTTTTTAAACCACGGTGTGAAAACTTCAGGATTAAGAAGGATCTCTTGTTTTAATTGAGTAAGATTTACCCACCTTATAGATGAGACTTCTTCTCTATTTGGTTGGATATCCTTGTTATAATGTCCAATAAAGATATGGTCATACTCATGTTCAATTAATCCTCCCTGAACATCAGCTTTATAAATTAAGGAACCTATATGCGTTAATGGAGTGACAAAGCCTAGCTCCTCTTGAAGTCTACGTTCAGCGGCTTTCTGAGTATCTTCATTAGGTTTAGGATGACTACAGCAAGAATTTGCCCATTGCCCAGCTGAATGATATTTATGAAGAGCTCGTTGCTGAATTAGTAGCTCATTTTGCTCATTAAAAATAAATACTGAAAATGCTCGGTGAAGATGACCGAGTTGATGCGCCAATAATTTAGGCATAACACCAATAGGTTCATCATGTTCATTTACTAAAATTAATTCATCTTCCATTTATATTATTTTCCTTCATAAAAATGATTTCAGTAGTTTAGTATAATTAAAAATATAAGTTTGCATATTAGAGCTATTTACTAATGAATATAATTATTTTTTACTCGCAGCTATCATAAGGTTATATAGCTGCGAGTATAAAATTATTTTTGTTGTAAAACCCAAACTGCAGCTTCGACCCTTGATTTTAAATTGAGTTTTTTAAGTAAATGTTTAACATGTACTTTTACTGTGCTTTCTGCAATATCTAGTTTACGAGCTATCATTTTATTTGATAAACCCTGAGAGATCAGTTCTAAAATATCGGCTTCTCTTGGTGTCAATGAAGCAATATTATTGTCATCCTGTGTGGTGTTATCTCTTAGTGATTCAGCAAGTACAGATGCTAATGTTGGGCTGACAACTAACTTACCGCTTGCTGCTTCTTTAAGGGCTACGATAAGCTCTTCAGGCTCCATATCTTTTAGTAAATAACCATCGGCACCTCTTTTTAGTGCATTGACTAAATCATCACTATAGTTAGAAACGGTAAAAAGAATAATTCTACCTGACAACTCTCGCTTCCTGAGTTCATCGAGAGTTTCAAAACCATTCATACCTGGCATGTTGAGATCCAGTAAGATAAGGTCAGGATCTTGCTCTTCAGCGATTTGGATACCTGTTTTACCATCTCCCGCCTCACCGATAACTTGTAATGAAGGTTCCAAACTAATCAAT includes these proteins:
- the narL gene encoding two-component system response regulator NarL; this translates as MENTNIVNEKSTILLIDDHPMLRNGVKQLISLEPSLQVIGEAGDGKTGIQIAEEQDPDLILLDLNMPGMNGFETLDELRKRELSGRIILFTVSNYSDDLVNALKRGADGYLLKDMEPEELIVALKEAASGKLVVSPTLASVLAESLRDNTTQDDNNIASLTPREADILELISQGLSNKMIARKLDIAESTVKVHVKHLLKKLNLKSRVEAAVWVLQQK
- the idi gene encoding isopentenyl-diphosphate Delta-isomerase, giving the protein MEDELILVNEHDEPIGVMPKLLAHQLGHLHRAFSVFIFNEQNELLIQQRALHKYHSAGQWANSCCSHPKPNEDTQKAAERRLQEELGFVTPLTHIGSLIYKADVQGGLIEHEYDHIFIGHYNKDIQPNREEVSSIRWVNLTQLKQEILLNPEVFTPWFKKILEEFPLLDFK
- a CDS encoding IMPACT family protein, whose translation is MKPYLIPAETISFTEEIKKSQFITYLAHTDGIEAAKDYIQSIKTQYPDARHYCWAFVAGRPDDSQKLGFSDDGEPTGTAGKPIMAQLLGSNLGEVTCVVVRYFGGIKLGTGGLVKAYGNGAQQALKILPTKTKVPQKIFNLECDYSLINAIEQLLVQVNGTVLHSDYNETVSLQIAIPATLEQEVNDKLRDISRGALTLTPESE
- the trkH gene encoding Trk system potassium transporter TrkH produces the protein MHFRAITRIVGLLVIIFSFTMVIPGIVALIYRDGAGRAFSQTFVTALLIGLFLWLPTRNSRHELKAKEGFLIVVLFWTVLGSVGALPFIFSERPNLSVTDAFFESFSGLTTTGATTLTGLDSLPKAILFYRQMLQWLGGMGIIVLAVAILPLLGVGGMQLYRAEMPGPLKDNKMRPRIAETAKTLWLIYVLLTIACAVALWIAGMDVFDAISHSFSTIAIGGFSTHDASIGYFNSPAINTIIGIFLIISGCNFGLHFAVLTGRSLGIYWRDPEFRMFISFQFVLVVICTLVLMFHSVYSSFGQTLDQAFFQVVSMATTAGFTTDSFSGWPLFLPMLLLCAAFVGGCAGSTGGGLKVIRILLLFLQGSRELKRLVHPNAVYTIKLGQRALPERIIEAVWGFFSAYALVFVVSLLLLIATGVDEFSAFSAIATTLNNLGPGLGTVADNFTSMNPTGKWILVVTMLFGRLEVFTLLVLLTPTFWRE
- the hemG gene encoding menaquinone-dependent protoporphyrinogen IX dehydrogenase, which produces MSYLLLHSSTDGQTKKIILKIAEQLRNSGRECDIRDLNTDQQLNLSGYDKVLVGASIRYGHFNKKLQRFVTSHQNQLNSMTTGFFAVNLTARKEGKNTVETNAYTRKFLEACPWKPTLKSVFAGALFYPRYTWFDRMMIRLIMKMTDGPTDPKTEVEYTNWEKVAEFATEFDSL